The nucleotide sequence ctccatgtaggtcaggctggtctcaaactcctgaccacaggtgatctgcctgccgtggcctcccagagtgctgggattacaggtgtgagtcactgcgcccagctacaATGTCTATTTTCTATCCATTTCCAAAAATATGAACAGTAAGAAAAGTACATTTGACTAATTTTCTGTgttgaagaaaacattttggtgagcaaaacagaaacagaacaaaacagaactCACATCCTCAGCTGATATGCCatttgagataaaaaaaaaaaccgatGAGCCACagtttttattattcaaaaaacaagaaactgtTTTTATCCTATCAcgaaaatattttggttttgtcATGGATAAGTTGCTAAGGTAGGATGTAATATTCAAATAACTGGTGCACCCAATCACCTGGATACGGTGGATTAAGATTTATCTGACTCTAGGGAAGAGGCCACAGGCCTGCCAACTGGGGAGGACGGCAGAGCCAGTCTAGGCAGCAAATCAGAttcccaccccacacacacgGCCCAGCTTCACACACCCTTCACATCCCTGAGAGGGAGCGCGCTGGTGGTGATGACAAGAGGACAACCTAAGGGTCACAGAGGACCACATGTGTGTTCCTTAGATTCATGATGCTTTTGACTTAGATAAAAAAGATAACTAAGCAAAAATGTATTagtattttaaagcatttctgGTGTTTGTGTATGGGTACATATGAACATGTGTTGTATGccagtgtgtatgtgcatatgtacaGGTGTGTTGTATATGTATAGTATAGTTTGTGGTTTTGCTGTTTCCCTCAACATCACAGAATTCAAAGGTCCAATTGCCTTATGTTTCATCACTGAGATCACGGTTACCTTTAACATATTCTTGTCCTCAAATCCATTTCTTTGGAGTTTGGAGGATGAGTGCTGCCGGACAGCACCCTCATAACTGGGGTAGTGATTCCTGGTAGATGACAAGGCCAAAGTCAAACCACTTCACATGAAAAAGGGTCCACAGTAATCAAACTTACTTTCATGGCACTTAATTCCATAGACGTCGATGTTCGGATCGAACTCCCCGGGAGCCAGGGGTGGTGAGCTGTTCAGTGTATTCCCGGGGCTATCTGGGGGGGTCCCCACCGGGTGGGTGCCGTCGctctcaccctcctcctccccgTCGTTCTCCTCACACTCCACTTCCTCCTGTTCAGCTCTCTCCACATCGTGAATTCCCACCAGCAGACTATAGTCCATGAGCTTCAGCTGGGCCAGAAACTGGGGACAGAGGAGACAGGGTCAGTCAGCCACACCTTAAACATAAAAGTCAACGTTTAAAAAAAGGAGACAAGCTCGGGTGACACCCAGAGGGAAGGCTGCGGAGTGGGGCAGCAGAGGCGCCCGGTGCCTCCTTTATGGATGTTCTTACACTCCGGAGTGGAGCCTCACACTTCAGGCTGGCTCAGAGCTCGGGCCATTTTCCCTGGAATGCCACACTGGAGGCGGAGAGGCGTGGATCTATCACAGGGTGGCTGGGTTTCACCAGAGAGCAGGAAGCATGACCAGtgagagatgcagagagagaCTGGGAGGGAGAGCAAGTTCCTTCCAACAGTTAAGACAGGCTAAGGGGGAAACCCAggcacctcccaagtagcttccAGCGGAGTCTCTTGCTGTGGTTTGGGAAAGCACCTTGGAATTCAGCACGCTCTGCGGCTGCGGAAGCGATCGTTACGCTGTTGCAAATAAGTAAAAGCAAAGGCACTGTGTCCACCTCTGGTGAGCAATGCAGTCCTGTCCGGGTCAACAAGGTGctttccaccaggccccacacacccaggATTCctgtcctccctctcctcctccagccGCGGCTACAACATAATGTGGGGGCAAGACCCAGCTCTGTGTGTTTGGCTACTCCTGTCTGCCCAgttcttttttgacttttcagatcacgatttctttttgtttcccttttctgaTTTGAGACCTTCAGCACAACGTTCCAATAATGCCATAAAATGTGGACGGTTATGCTGACTGAAAACAGTGGCAGCCCGTCTGTGGGCTGGACCCAACTGGCTCCCCTGGCCCCGTGGCTGGCTGGCTCTGCACAGGGTCCTGTTCCACTGTGACCTTGGGCTCGGGGTCCAAGAAGGTTCACGGTCCTGGCTCTGGAAGGACTCAGCGCCACCTCACTAGGGAATGCAGAGTGGCTGAGCAGCCTCTGGGCTACGCTGATAGAATTTAGGAAGCAAATGTCCTCATGCAAAGGGCAAGCAGAGAAAATCACAGGTCTTGAAGTTCTGgctaaaaatgaaatcaatttgTTGAGCCCCGCAGAGCCATTTCTCCTCAGCCTGCTGGGAAGGAGTTTTGTCTCGAAACTGAATGAGAAGCCCTGATTCCTTACAGATGAGGAGAGGACCCCTGGGCACAGGTCTGTCCCACTCTCCAGCTGGTTCCCAGTGCCTGCAATTCTCCATCAGCCAGCATCCCGCTCAGCCCCGCAAACTGGCCAGAGCTCCCACTTTGCAGCCTTCCCACCAGGAATCCCCCAGGGCCAGCTACATCTTCCCCATTTGTTCCGAGCtcagaaaatagaaattacaCAAATCTTACACTCAAATATTTAAGCAAAGTGGGAGAAacctgtttgtttaaaaaaagaggcAAACCCCTCGTGGAAACAGCATGGGGCTCCTGCGTTCAGCTTTCTGGGtcccagagaggagaggaagccaCCGCTCATCCCCCTGGCCTTTCCCCAAACTCCCCCATTACAGTAAACATGAGAACCAACTTTCCACTTGCACCTCCCTCTGCCAGATTCCTTTCCAGCATCCTGCTCTAGAATCTCGGCAGCTGCCAGGCTGTGGGGAGAAATCTGCAGTGGTGGAAGGCTCACTTGAGTCCTCCACCAGCGCGGTGAAGCCAGCCAGGGAGCTGGGTCTCGGGTACAGCTCCGCTGTATATGGGCCTGTGGATTGGAAGAGAACTGGGCACTCCAGGGTATAGAGACAGGTGACAAGATCCAAGGCAGGGGGCAGGCTCTCCGTGTGAGACAGCAGCCAGATTCAGCAGCTGGACGAGAGTGCAAGGATTCAAATCCAAGGAGGGGTGAATTCAGGGCCCGTTCTGAGCCCGCACTCTCTGCTCTGTATCAGCTACTTCTGGAGGCTGCCTGAAAGCAGCTTTCCCCTCTCCTTTCGCAACCCTAGGAGGAAGGTAATGAGTTAAAATCAGCTGGCATCGGAGGAGGCCCTCCACACGTGACTCGGCGCTGTGGGTCTCTGGACAACCGGTTAGGTGGTCAGCAGCAGCACGCCTGGCACCGCTGTGATCATGGAACCTGCTTCCCCGTCCCTGTCAGAATGCCCTGTGGGCCTGGGGTTTCAGAAGCCTATTTGGAAAATACTGCAGCGTAAGTACCCAGTCTTCTCCAACGCttgaggggtgtgtgtggggggcacTCATGGTGGGCCCACTTCTCCCTGCCCTGTTGTTCCAAGGCCTCTGGGCTCCTGGAGGACTAGGCCAGGGTCTCCTTCGCCACCTCCGCTGCCCCTCCCAagcctagcatggtgcctggctcTGCTCCCTGGATCTACGGCTTCCCTGGCCTCCCTCCCTACACCTGGAAGCCTCTCTGGAGCCAGGCCAGGCCTTGCTCAGCTTGAGCAGTGACAGGGAAGAGGCCCCCCCTCCTGCCCATCCCTGCTCCCTCTGGGTGCTTGGAAGGTCCCTGTGAAGTGGCAAAGGCTGACTGGTGCCTCAACCTCCCCTCCAGTCCTCTGCAAAGGGCACAAGTTTTCAAAATGTGAACCTGATCACATCCTGTTCTGCTTAAGACATTTCCATAGTGCCACGTTTCTCACGGGGCACAAACAAAACTCAcatggtccaggaggcctggatAGCTTGGCCCCATCCACATCTGGAGCCCACTTGAGCCCTGCTCTGCCCGCTTCCTGGGCTTCTTCCCTGTGGGCAGGTACTTCCTCCTGTGCCTTCAGGCCTAGCGGCAGGGCACCACACAGAGCAGCACAGCCCCGGAGTCTGGGTGTTTAGGGCACCGTACACTCCCTCCCCAGTGGCACATGGCCTCGTTGCACATTCATTTTGCTGGAGTATTTGAAAACTTCTCTCTTTCCCAAGCAAGGCAGCCTCTCAAAAGGGGCTCTAAAGTTTTGGCTTTCACTGCATTCCCGACTCCCAGCAGGCAGAGGGCTCAGGAAAGTATGCGGCACTTGTTGGACAAGAGAATAGGCTGCCTGCTACTTTATCCCTATCTGTCCCCCCAGCTCTCCCTAACTGTCCCCAACCTGCTTCCACCAGGAAATAACTACTAAAGGCAAATACAAACAACaaagcaacaacagaaaacctTTCTGAGGCTGCATGAGGCAACATCTCTCGGAAGGAAGCGCAAGGCGACCATTTAATACGCTTCCCTTAAGAGGAAGGTCTACGGGCTGACCTTCAAGTGTGTTTTAGTTACAGAAGTCGGGGCTGTCTGCGATTAATTTGCCaaagggcagggagggaaggggacaACTGGGATTGACCAGCCACACTCACCATGGTGAGCCTTCAGGGCTCAGCCTCCCCTGGCACCCCATCTGGGCTCCTCGCCACACTGGGCAGCCCAGAGTAATTTTCCTGGGCCTCAGGCCTGTGGTCAGACTGCTTATTCTCATCTTCcagtgaggaagaaataaaggtgCAGTCAACTCCTAGCACAACCCAAAAACCATCAGTGATGAAAAATGTATCTCTAGGTAAGAAGCTCAGTGATGAAAACTGTATCTTTAGGTAAGAAGCTGTTCTAAGGCACCCAAGAAGACTGAGGAAATTGCAGTCGCAATGGGTATTgcacatgttttctttttgtttaagagatgggatcttgctctgttgcccaggctggagtacagtggtgtgatcacagatcactgtagccttgaactcctgggctcaagggatcctcccgcctcagcctcctgaggagctggatttcagaggtgcaccaccatgcccagttaatttttgtgtgtgtgtgtggagacagaatcttgctatgttgtccaggatggtctgaacacctggcctcaagtgattcccctgccttggccttccaaagtgctgggattattattCATGTTTTCAAATCTCTGAGACTGAGGTGGAAATGGGAAAAACCAAGTATGGCACAGTGGTGAAAAGGACAGGCCATGCTGACAAGGGAGGCCCATTCAAGAAGCAAAGAGCAAGTCTGATTCGGCCTCTCGCTAGCTCCACGCTTGACGAGTTTGCCTCCTGGATCTTCAGTCATTCTGACTTTAAAATGGGACAATGCCACTCACCTCACAGGGGTGGGGAAGAATTAAGATAATGAAGCTGAGAGAAAGAATATGGTGCCTTGCACAAAATAACGGAAGCTGTGATTTATAACTGTCAATGTTGTTTTGATTATGGTAGAAGTCTTCTTAATATCAAGATTTCAAATTTAAACAGGTTTCAGTTTGTGGACCGGGGGAAAAAGAACCATATGGAAAAGTCCGTTAATTCATGAGCTCTGATCTTCacatcttaaatttctttttgagacagggtctggttctgtcacccaggctggagtgcggtggtgtgatcatggctcactgaagcctcaaactcttggactcaagggatcctcctgcttcagcttccctagtagctaggaccacaagcatgaaccaccatatctggctaatttttacaactgtttgtagacatggggtctctaCAAaaagcctgttgcccaggctggtctcaaactcctgggcttaatcgatcctcctgcctcagcctcccaaagtgctgggattacaggcatgagcaaccacacctggcctcaaattttattttaaatccgATCTGAGGTACAGTGAATGAAGTGTGGCAATAAATCCGAGATTTTTGTTAGAGAAAACTGTGGGCTGGAAGCTTGTGGatggaaagagaagacagaaagggAGCGTGGGCTTCACTGTGGGGTCAGcttccggctcactgcaagaacacaatatatttgttctttattttttaagaacatAAGATTTCAAAGTGTGAAGATTTTTCAGTCTTTAGGTcccctgcttttcttcctttccagcttCTCACAAACCACCTGCTAGACCTCAGATCTGCCTCTTTTTTCCCTCCAGAATATCCCTTCTCATCTAATTCCTTAATAATTGATTCCTTGCTGTGACAAATCTTTGAGCTAGAATCTTCCTCAAGATCTTTGCGAGTCTAAGATTATCCTCACAATGGTTTCCAGTTGATTTATTTATACTAACACACTGTGTTCTACCACATCACCATCTCCCAACATATCTGTGAAGTAGAATTAAAATGCCAGTCAACCCTGTTTAACAGTTGTATCTTACCActtgttaaaaattataataatactcCTTTGGAGCAATTATCAGAAAACAAAGCCTCCACTGTGCTCTCACAAGTATTTTTAACTTGTGTTTATGTCAAAGTAGTTAAGTACTGTGCCTTCTGAGGGCCTGATGCCCCAGTCTGAATTTAGAAGCTTTGTGCCTTTGAGCAAATTACATACCGTCTCTGGGCTCGGCTTTCTCATTCATCAAACTAGGGTAGGGGCAGGACCACTGTCAAGGGGCTGTTTTGAGAATGACAAGTGACACTGACTGCATGGGAAGGACTTGGGCTTGATGTGCTCCATAAATGGTGCCGCCCATCCCACTACTCCCACCACCCTATCCCCTCTTACCCATCTCCATGGATGGGGGGCTATAAACCTCGGACAGCTGAAGTGCCCTGCGATGGGTACTCCTGGATGCCACAGAGGGACAGCAGTTTTGCATCATGTGAGTCAATGAGAGGAGAGACCAGGGCTGATTCTTGAGGGCCGTGATCAGAGTTGACAAAACACAAGGCAGAAGGAAAAAGTGCTTGTCACTCCTCATAcacccatttgtgtgtgtgtacgcatgcGCGCAAAGACTCACATGTGTTTAGTTACGTGCAAAGCTATGTGGATGCAAGTACCCAGCATGGCACAGGAACAGAACGGGCTTCAATGATAGAAAAACAGCAACTAGAATCTCATATGAAAACTAGTTTTCCTAAAATCTAGATTTTTTGAGCTGTAATACACTCAGATCTCCTACTTGAGGCATTAAGGAAAaagagtaacaacaacaacaaaactgtaaTGAAACTCCAGCGGGTCAGTTAGCTAAATTAGAAAGCATGGaactgaagaaaaaaggaaactcaaTTAAATTCTAGCCTCATTATCAAGATCAGATGTCAAGCTACTTCACCATAATTACCTGCTTAAAAATTTAATGATGGTTCTGCATTAATTTCAAAACTAAAGGCACTTATCAGCtattgagaatatttttaaatgaaagaatgtttTATACCTGCCTCCATTTCAATGAAACAGCTAAGTGCTTGAGCCATGTATGGGATTAGGCTATGAGTCCTCTAATCAATGGTATTATTAGAGACAACAAAAGAGCTAAGAGGATCCTTCTGTAATTCAACTATAAATTTAAACTGCTTGAGTTACATTATTTCTGGAGTCTAAATATCATAGTGATATACTGCCAACGGAAAACAAATTTTTTGATAGGTCACAGATAAGCCTAATGGCTACTTACCATAATCGCTAAAACAATATTCTTGTCAGTATCAAAGATTTGCTGATTAAtcaataaaaacccaaaagagTATATTTACTAAGGACACTTATCAGTTGGATCAAACAGATCCCAAAGCAAGGGGGAAATGCTTaactaatacattttattaataacCACTGACAactgaggaaaacaaaacattcctTAATGAAAGACTGGAGGAAAATGttacaagagaaaaccaaacacttgtATCTCTATTTGAAGTAGATGCTTATAggctaagcacagtggctcatgcctgtaatcccagcactttgggaggctgaggtgagaggattgcttgaggtcaggagttcaagaccagcctgcgcaacatagcgagaccctgtttctaccaaaaaaaaaaaaattcaaaaattgccaggcactgtggtgcacgcctggagtcccagttactatggcggctgaggtgggaggattgcctgagctgggagttcaaggctgcagtgagctatgctcatgccactgcactctagcctggtcaacacagcaagaccttgtctctaaaaacaatggcaacaaaaaagTAGATGCTCACACCCTTCACAAATAACGAACATATAGGTTCTAATCCAAGTGTGTATACCATAAAggttaaaataatgtaaaaaaatttattaaacttatttatggtctaaaaatattaagtattaataACTTAGTCTGAGTTTCTTGTAATAAAAAGAACTGTtagaagagtaaaaagaaattatactgcTTCTGCCTTCATGGGAAATACAAATGTATGACAGTCATTCTCTTTGGCtttagtcattttctttcttttctttttttttttttgtttaatgacATGAAAAAGAGAATCTTCCCACAAAGCCTCTAAGTAGCAGCCCTGTACTGGTGTGCCGGGAAGtgtacataaatgaatgaaagcaagAGCTAAGAAAACCTTAGTTTAGTAGCTGCCTAAATTCTAATTCCCACTGCATTGTTTTGTAACTCAACGAAGTccaagaaaataatctttttccCTGGATTTATTTATAAAAGACTTAAATGAGCAAATCCAATGGAAAAGCTGCAATGCCTTTATCATAAACTAAATGACAGGAAaaggtacattttaaatgtttagaacAGTGTTttaaagcaaaactccatcattATGGACTAAAGCCCCTTGGACACTGTTTTATGTCTCTCCACTGTCCCCTATGACCTACTGTCCCAAGCTGCCTCTGGGCTAGTCCCACGATGTGTAAGGGGCCTCACTGGGGCCTCATGACATGGTTCGTGGTGACTGGTGGAGATAAGAAAGCATTAAGTGATCCAGGCTATGTTTACCAGCACTGACATGTGTTTTAGAGGGGAAAGTGCCAAGACTCTAATAGTGACTGaacatttgtttttgagatgctcTGCTGGTTGACACAGAGTCTAGTactcccctggcccctcccaaactGGCTGGTGTGGGCAGGTCAGTCTTCATGGGCCATTCCAATACAGAATACAGGGGCCTGGGGCCGGGGATTCCCAGCACATGACAGCAGGTGCTTGCTTGTGTTTGGTGCCTAAATGAGAGGGCTGCTGAACTGGCATGTGTTTGCTTTAAACCAGATCATGTAACACGAGACACTTTGGTGTCTGACTTTAGAGTATATAGGTTTTTGCCTTGATTGCAGATTTAAATAGATGGTTTAAAAAGCTTCTAAAAACCAACAGGGCTGATATTTATACAATTAGTATGGCCTCTACACTGACTGTTCTTACCTCAACATCCTTCTTTAGTTTTTCCAGGAAGACCTTCTTGTTGTTGTCATCAATATAAATCTTTTGGCCTTCATTAATGAAATCATTATCTTTCAGAGTTGGCAGTTCTTTGGCCTATGAGAAAAAGAATGACAAAGAAGCTTGAATAAAAcctaaaaaaaccacaaacaccTTCCAACCCTGGACATTGAGGTTTGCCCCGTTCACTACCACAGGGGTCTTACCCAAAcaataaaataggagaaaactTGATTACCACCGGGGGGCGCCAGTGAGCTGCAACCTCTGGACGCATTCCCCGGAGCAGTGGGGTGGGGGTCAGGCAGACTCCATATTATAAGGCTTTTTGTAACACATTTCATGTTTTTCAGAGGAACGAACCTGACTGCTTTCTTAGATTCACTTTCTTACAAGAAGTCTTCTAGGTATAGAATTTGTATTCTTGGAATATTTTCCCAGGAACAACtccatccctcctcccacctttggGTAGCCGTTGCTTGGCTCACATTACAAATAACATATCTTGTCTCAGAACAGCCCCATCCATAATCATATCTACTTTCTGCACCACAGAGAACATGTGGTCCGAGGTTAGCCATCTGCCCTTCCCAGCCTTCCTGTTCACCACTCCAAGAAGGAAATTCTCTTCTCATTTGGACAGTATCAAAGAAAAAAGGTCTTCTCTTAACATAAACGTATTAAGATGAGAGTTCTGCCTTTTACAAATGAACAAAAGGGTGAGCTAACAAGTAAACTGCACTTATACCAACCAACACAAAGCAATGGGCGACTATTAAAACATGGGTCATGAGCAGAAAACACTGTAGCTTGTATTGCAGCAAACAGAATATAGGCATATAGTTTCAAAACTGTGGATTATTCTATTTAACTTTGTACAACCTGCATTCAGTACGAGCTCCAAATCTCCCACCCCTTTCAGCTAACCATAGCTTGTTTATTTCAGCAGAAAGAATCCAATGTCATGCACTGCCTTTCCCTGTATGTTGATGAATCTGGAAGGGTCCTCTTTTCCGTAGGTGTGaaccaaatgaaaacaaaataatccaaGGAAACAACATGCTTTCATTCCTGGCTCCGGCActgttcctcctccctccttaTTCAGAGCAACGAAAGAACGCTCCCTGGGTCCATCTCCTGAACCTTTCACATGCTCGAACTGCTCACTTCCCCTCTT is from Macaca fascicularis isolate 582-1 chromosome 9, T2T-MFA8v1.1 and encodes:
- the PIP4K2A gene encoding phosphatidylinositol 5-phosphate 4-kinase type-2 alpha isoform X7: MLARLVLNFWTPVNLLSQTPSMLRLQAKELPTLKDNDFINEGQKIYIDDNNKKVFLEKLKKDVEFLAQLKLMDYSLLVGIHDVERAEQEEVECEENDGEEEGESDGTHPVGTPPDSPGNTLNSSPPLAPGEFDPNIDVYGIKCHENSPRKEVYFMAIIDILTHYDAKKKAAHAAKTVKHGAGAEISTVNPEQYSKRFLDFIGHILT